In Thalassoglobus sp. JC818, a single window of DNA contains:
- a CDS encoding sulfatase, which produces MFRILSIPLLFLALLPNLSAEDAAKNVLLICVDDLRPELKCFGVDYIHSPNIDQLAKNGRAFHRHYVQAPTCGASRYTLLTGQYGGAGNNAIFDRAKKLLSKPETVSPSMPAWFRQHGYTTVSVGKVSHHPGGRGGPDWNDDDQPEMPNSWDRHLLPAGEWQHPRGWMHGLAHGEIRRNAKEMDVFQAEEGPDSIYPDGISIETALEQIDQLTKEAKSFFLAVGILRPHLPFGAPKQYLTHYSDATFPEIPHPSRPNGKTTWHGSGEFMKYNRWGQDPNSDADFALAVRQHYAACVSYADAQVGKLIQKLNQSGTADETVIVLWGDHGWHLGEHAVWGKHTLFEESLRSPLIISYKDMPHPGASTKAIVESIDLFPTLCDLTGIEMPNDVDGVTLRPWLTSPEKDGHPAISYFRNARTVRTDDYRLIAHSSGESELYDENSEAGETQNIANQHPEAVERLNRILDDRLGR; this is translated from the coding sequence ATGTTCAGAATCCTCAGCATTCCACTTCTCTTTCTAGCTCTCCTTCCGAATCTGTCTGCGGAAGATGCTGCGAAAAATGTTCTTCTCATCTGCGTCGATGATCTGCGACCAGAACTGAAATGCTTTGGCGTTGATTACATTCACTCTCCAAACATTGATCAACTCGCTAAGAATGGACGAGCCTTTCATCGACACTATGTCCAAGCTCCCACCTGTGGTGCGTCTCGCTACACGCTGCTGACCGGTCAGTACGGCGGCGCTGGCAACAATGCCATTTTCGATCGAGCGAAGAAATTGCTCTCGAAACCAGAGACCGTTTCTCCGAGCATGCCTGCCTGGTTTCGCCAACACGGTTACACAACTGTCTCCGTCGGGAAAGTGTCACATCACCCAGGCGGAAGAGGTGGTCCCGACTGGAACGACGACGACCAACCTGAAATGCCCAACTCATGGGATCGACACCTCCTCCCAGCTGGTGAATGGCAGCATCCTCGCGGCTGGATGCACGGACTTGCACACGGAGAGATTCGCAGAAACGCGAAAGAGATGGATGTCTTCCAGGCGGAAGAAGGTCCCGACTCAATCTACCCAGATGGCATTTCCATCGAGACCGCACTCGAGCAAATAGATCAGTTGACCAAGGAAGCGAAGTCGTTTTTCCTCGCAGTCGGAATTCTCCGTCCTCATCTCCCGTTCGGAGCGCCGAAGCAATATTTGACTCATTACTCCGATGCGACGTTCCCGGAAATCCCCCATCCTTCGCGTCCCAACGGAAAGACGACGTGGCACGGGTCGGGCGAGTTCATGAAGTACAACCGCTGGGGACAAGATCCAAACTCCGACGCCGATTTTGCACTCGCAGTTCGACAGCACTACGCAGCATGTGTCAGCTACGCAGATGCCCAAGTCGGAAAACTGATTCAAAAATTGAATCAGTCCGGGACAGCTGACGAGACCGTGATTGTCCTTTGGGGTGATCACGGTTGGCATCTTGGCGAACACGCAGTCTGGGGCAAACACACGCTCTTCGAAGAGTCACTCCGTTCACCTCTCATCATCTCTTACAAAGACATGCCACACCCCGGTGCTTCGACGAAAGCAATTGTCGAATCAATCGACCTGTTCCCAACTCTGTGCGATCTCACGGGAATTGAAATGCCAAACGACGTCGACGGCGTCACACTTCGACCTTGGCTTACTTCTCCTGAGAAAGATGGACATCCAGCGATTTCCTATTTCAGAAATGCGCGGACAGTTCGAACCGATGACTACCGTCTCATTGCGCATTCGTCAGGCGAATCCGAACTCTACGACGAGAATTCAGAAGCTGGCGAGACACAGAACATTGCGAATCAACACCCGGAAGCTGTGGAAAGACTCAACCGAATTTTAGATGACCGGCTCGGGCGCTGA
- a CDS encoding efflux RND transporter periplasmic adaptor subunit — translation MTVAEPIVMTIVEWDAYTGRLEAVEFVEVRARVGGYIQAIPFDEGQVVEKGDLLFVIDPRPFTAELNRAEAAANQARSQSVEAQAKLKEAEAIKLQSDAQLELAQTRVHRARRLAQNNATSQEEVDQREAEFLQAQADVEASKAGISSAEAAIETAEAAFRSAEAGIETAQLNLEYTRIHAPVDGRISRKFVTKGNLVSGGTATSTLLTTITSVDPIYCVFDANEQEVLKYTRLDLAGKRASSRKEKNPVYLRIVDEEGFPHAGHMDFVDNQIDSDTASMRARAVFSNEDKVLVPGMFARIRIPGSAAYEAILIPDSAVGTDQSSQFVYIVENGSIVPRSVELGPIVHGLRVVRDGLDAGDQLVIEGMILARPGMEVQTQPGEIEVVEDGLPNKAEPWPPEKWISPEPDQLPEPLSFRLQQKRAETEQGGEIQ, via the coding sequence ATGACTGTCGCCGAACCTATTGTGATGACGATCGTGGAATGGGATGCGTATACCGGTCGCCTCGAAGCTGTCGAATTTGTCGAAGTGCGGGCCCGAGTCGGTGGATACATTCAGGCAATTCCGTTTGATGAAGGTCAAGTCGTCGAGAAAGGCGATCTGTTGTTCGTCATTGACCCGCGACCTTTTACCGCAGAATTGAATCGTGCCGAGGCTGCAGCCAACCAAGCCCGGTCACAATCGGTTGAAGCTCAGGCCAAGCTCAAAGAAGCCGAGGCGATTAAGTTACAGTCCGATGCACAACTTGAACTTGCGCAGACACGTGTTCACCGTGCCCGTCGACTTGCTCAAAACAACGCAACCTCGCAGGAAGAAGTGGATCAGCGGGAAGCAGAATTCCTACAAGCTCAGGCTGACGTCGAAGCAAGTAAAGCTGGCATCAGTTCCGCTGAAGCTGCCATTGAAACAGCAGAAGCAGCTTTCAGATCTGCTGAAGCTGGGATCGAAACTGCTCAACTGAATCTGGAATATACTCGAATTCATGCTCCTGTAGATGGGAGAATCAGTCGGAAGTTTGTGACCAAGGGTAACCTCGTCAGCGGTGGAACAGCGACATCAACGTTGCTGACGACGATCACTTCGGTTGATCCCATCTATTGTGTGTTCGATGCGAATGAACAAGAGGTGTTGAAGTACACTCGACTCGACCTTGCTGGAAAGCGGGCGAGTTCGAGAAAAGAAAAAAATCCGGTGTATCTGCGGATCGTTGATGAAGAAGGTTTCCCCCATGCAGGGCATATGGACTTTGTTGACAATCAGATCGACTCTGACACTGCGTCGATGCGCGCTCGGGCCGTCTTTTCAAACGAAGATAAAGTTTTGGTTCCGGGGATGTTCGCACGAATTCGAATTCCCGGGAGCGCTGCTTACGAAGCAATCCTAATTCCGGATTCTGCTGTAGGGACCGACCAGTCTTCACAGTTTGTCTACATCGTCGAAAACGGAAGCATTGTGCCTCGATCAGTAGAGCTGGGCCCGATCGTTCATGGGCTCCGAGTTGTTCGAGACGGTCTTGATGCTGGAGATCAACTTGTAATTGAAGGAATGATTCTCGCCAGACCCGGTATGGAAGTTCAGACTCAGCCAGGTGAAATCGAAGTCGTCGAAGATGGTCTTCCGAATAAAGCTGAGCCGTGGCCACCGGAGAAGTGGATCTCTCCAGAGCCTGATCAACTGCCAGAACCTTTGTCTTTCCGATTGCAACAGAAGCGTGCTGAGACTGAGCAAGGAGGCGAAATCCAATGA
- a CDS encoding TetR/AcrR family transcriptional regulator — protein sequence MGESKLPPKKLSLSDRKRRAILDAAILEFDIGCFESTSMDQIAARAGVSKRTVYNHFCSKEMLFEEIRREVFAQIADIECEYDTQTPLEVQLITIATMQVEQLCSPAFVSFARISIPLSLRSVEVAKSTYCEFYASQNVILKWFRDATEDGRLAVHDPKFAARQFVGLLNAGVLWPRLIGGQPAPSKAVRKCVVESTVSMFLNEYAIRKP from the coding sequence ATGGGAGAAAGCAAACTACCACCAAAAAAGCTGTCACTTTCTGATCGGAAACGGCGGGCCATTCTCGATGCAGCCATTCTGGAATTTGACATCGGATGCTTCGAATCCACGAGCATGGATCAAATCGCAGCACGGGCTGGGGTTTCCAAGCGGACGGTCTACAACCACTTCTGCAGCAAGGAAATGCTCTTTGAGGAAATTCGTCGGGAAGTCTTCGCACAGATCGCTGACATTGAATGCGAATACGACACACAGACTCCGCTCGAGGTTCAGCTCATAACGATCGCCACGATGCAGGTCGAACAGCTTTGTTCTCCGGCCTTCGTTTCGTTTGCGCGGATTTCCATTCCGCTCAGCCTGCGTTCTGTCGAAGTCGCGAAGTCAACTTATTGTGAGTTCTACGCTTCTCAGAATGTCATCCTGAAGTGGTTCCGTGACGCAACTGAAGATGGACGACTAGCTGTTCACGACCCAAAGTTCGCCGCCCGACAATTTGTCGGACTGCTCAACGCAGGTGTGCTCTGGCCGCGACTCATCGGAGGTCAGCCCGCTCCGTCAAAGGCTGTGCGTAAGTGCGTCGTGGAATCGACGGTCTCGATGTTCTTGAACGAATACGCAATTCGGAAACCTTGA